The following proteins come from a genomic window of Winogradskyella sp. PC-19:
- a CDS encoding type I restriction endonuclease subunit R produces MAFNEDSRVKLPAILHLTQLGYTYLSLKDSVWDEETNMFTDIFNEAIHRINPELLESDIERLYQEISLDLENEDLGKAFFDKLISRSGVNLIDFENFKNNDFHVVTELTYKNGEDEFRPDVICLINGMPLVFIEVKKPNNMNGVIAERDRINKRFQNKKFRKFVNLTQFMIFSNNMKYDDDEIEPWQGAYYASPSYYKPQFNYFREEIGFNLSKELKPLDASVEDFLLKDTNYISVKNNPEYITNKNPDSPTNRILTSMLLKDRLKFILQYAFAYVKETTGLQKHIMRYPQLFATKAIEEKLDKGIRKGIIWHTQGSGKTALAFYNTHFLTDYYQKQHIIPKFYFIVDRLDLLTQARDEFTARGLKVHTVSSRDEFVADLKKTSAVNNDKGQREITVVNIHKFKDDPEVSTTTDYNINVQRVYFLDEVHRSYNPQGSFLANLEESDRNAIKIGLTGTPLIGKDVKSKDLFGGYIHKYYYNKSIADGYTLKLIREEIETEYKIKFKKILDDLDIKKGDIDKRRLYAHPSFVAPMLDYIVNDFENFRRLKGDPSTGAMVICDSSDQAEELYKIFNATYRDADEADNQLPMAAEPEPDYLRKLKNDYKVKKAALILYDAGSKEELEAWRDDFKAGKIDILFVYNMLLTGFDAKRLKKIYLGRVIKAHNLLQALTRVNRKYKDYRYGHVVDFADISTEFEKTNRDYFNELQSILGDEMESYSNLFMTKEEMTASIRDIKEVLADYDLKNAENFSSQISQISDHGEMLQIKKALEDARSLYNTIRLLGEYDLLEKMDFTKLNALRIEAVNRLNLINAKEAFDNNEEVGNLLNMALEDIVFDFHKVGEEELVLAGELKDTLKKTREALGGSFDRKDPEWVSLYEELRRLFDDRNLNEVSQAEMQENITSLRSIHERIKELNRRNDLLKEKYEGDPKYARVHKRLLEAGKPSKLKTVIIEALQQIKEQTDLAVLSRNDSLSNESYFASQVARLVFAEFQKSSQTKLDVSTTKFITQLIVDEYLNEYHGKSA; encoded by the coding sequence ATGGCATTTAACGAAGACTCAAGAGTAAAATTACCTGCAATTCTGCACTTAACCCAACTGGGGTACACATACCTTTCATTAAAGGATAGCGTATGGGATGAAGAAACCAATATGTTTACGGATATATTTAATGAAGCCATCCATCGTATCAATCCTGAATTACTAGAGAGCGATATCGAACGTTTGTATCAAGAAATCAGTCTAGATTTAGAAAACGAGGATTTAGGAAAAGCATTTTTCGATAAACTAATCAGTCGCTCTGGTGTAAACTTGATTGACTTTGAAAATTTTAAAAACAACGACTTTCATGTGGTCACCGAGTTGACTTATAAAAATGGAGAAGACGAGTTTCGACCAGATGTTATCTGCTTGATTAACGGAATGCCATTGGTATTTATTGAGGTAAAGAAACCCAATAACATGAATGGTGTGATAGCAGAGCGCGACCGCATCAATAAACGCTTTCAAAATAAGAAGTTTAGGAAGTTTGTGAACTTAACCCAGTTCATGATTTTTTCAAACAATATGAAATATGATGATGACGAAATTGAACCTTGGCAAGGCGCTTATTATGCATCACCATCCTATTATAAACCACAGTTTAATTATTTCAGAGAAGAGATAGGATTCAATTTATCTAAAGAATTGAAACCATTGGATGCATCAGTTGAAGATTTCCTGCTAAAGGATACCAATTACATCAGTGTAAAAAACAATCCTGAATATATTACCAATAAGAATCCCGATTCACCAACGAATCGTATTCTAACTTCAATGCTGTTAAAAGACCGCCTGAAATTCATTTTGCAATACGCTTTTGCTTATGTGAAGGAAACTACTGGTTTGCAAAAGCACATTATGCGATATCCGCAATTATTTGCTACAAAAGCGATTGAAGAGAAATTGGATAAAGGCATTCGTAAGGGGATTATTTGGCATACACAAGGATCTGGTAAAACGGCTTTGGCATTTTACAACACGCATTTTTTAACGGATTATTACCAAAAGCAACACATCATACCCAAGTTCTATTTTATCGTAGATCGATTGGATTTATTAACCCAAGCGAGAGATGAATTTACAGCACGTGGTTTAAAAGTGCATACAGTTAGTTCAAGAGATGAGTTTGTGGCTGACCTTAAAAAAACATCAGCTGTAAATAATGATAAAGGGCAACGCGAAATTACCGTTGTAAACATTCATAAGTTCAAAGATGACCCTGAAGTAAGCACTACCACAGATTACAACATCAACGTGCAACGCGTTTACTTTTTAGATGAGGTACACAGAAGTTATAATCCACAGGGTAGTTTTTTGGCTAATCTTGAGGAATCTGATAGAAACGCTATAAAAATTGGTTTGACCGGAACACCATTGATTGGTAAAGATGTAAAATCCAAGGATTTATTCGGTGGTTATATCCATAAGTACTATTACAACAAGTCGATTGCGGATGGTTATACGTTGAAGCTAATCCGTGAGGAGATTGAAACCGAATACAAAATCAAGTTCAAGAAAATTCTTGATGATTTAGATATTAAAAAGGGCGATATTGATAAGCGTCGCTTGTATGCGCATCCTTCTTTTGTCGCACCAATGCTGGATTATATTGTCAACGACTTTGAAAACTTTAGACGTCTTAAAGGCGACCCAAGCACAGGCGCTATGGTGATTTGCGATAGTAGCGACCAAGCCGAAGAATTGTATAAAATATTCAATGCAACATACAGAGATGCTGACGAAGCCGATAATCAATTGCCAATGGCGGCAGAGCCTGAACCAGACTATCTGAGAAAACTCAAAAACGACTATAAAGTCAAAAAGGCCGCACTCATTTTATATGATGCTGGTAGCAAAGAGGAACTAGAAGCTTGGCGAGACGATTTTAAGGCTGGTAAAATAGATATCCTCTTTGTCTATAATATGTTATTGACTGGTTTTGATGCCAAGCGACTAAAGAAAATCTATTTGGGTCGTGTTATAAAAGCGCACAACCTTTTACAAGCCTTAACTAGAGTTAACCGTAAATACAAAGACTATCGCTATGGTCATGTAGTGGACTTTGCTGATATTTCAACGGAGTTTGAAAAAACCAATAGAGATTACTTTAACGAATTACAGAGCATTTTAGGAGATGAGATGGAAAGCTATTCTAACCTCTTTATGACCAAAGAGGAAATGACTGCTTCCATTAGAGACATTAAAGAAGTGCTTGCTGATTACGATTTAAAGAACGCCGAAAATTTCTCTTCTCAAATCTCACAGATTTCAGACCATGGCGAAATGCTACAAATTAAAAAGGCGCTAGAGGATGCACGCTCGTTGTATAACACCATTCGCTTACTGGGTGAATATGACTTATTGGAGAAGATGGATTTTACCAAGCTAAATGCTTTACGTATTGAGGCCGTAAACCGATTGAACCTTATTAATGCCAAAGAGGCGTTTGATAACAACGAGGAAGTAGGCAACCTGCTCAATATGGCTTTAGAGGACATTGTTTTTGATTTTCATAAAGTTGGTGAAGAAGAATTAGTGCTTGCTGGAGAACTTAAAGACACCTTAAAGAAAACGCGCGAAGCTTTAGGTGGTAGTTTTGATAGAAAAGACCCAGAATGGGTAAGCCTTTATGAAGAGTTACGTCGATTGTTTGATGATAGAAATCTCAATGAAGTATCCCAAGCCGAAATGCAAGAGAACATCACTTCATTACGTTCAATACATGAGCGCATCAAAGAATTAAACAGACGTAACGATTTATTAAAAGAAAAGTACGAAGGCGACCCTAAATATGCTCGTGTTCACAAACGCTTGTTAGAAGCTGGTAAACCTTCTAAACTAAAAACGGTTATTATTGAAGCTTTACAGCAAATTAAAGAACAAACCGATTTGGCGGTACTCTCGCGTAACGATAGTTTAAGTAACGAAAGTTATTTTGCAAGCCAGGTAGCACGATTGGTGTTTGCCGAATTTCAAAAGTCTTCACAGACCAAACTGGATGTGTCAACCACCAAATTTATAACACAATTAATAGTAGACGAATACCTTAACGAATATCACGGAAAATCCGCATGA
- a CDS encoding restriction endonuclease subunit S: MKVNVGQDLYLKGRIGWKGLAKSEYLEKSGYRIINGYSLKDGYIDWKIAGYISQERYEESPEIKLEINDILISKDGTIGKVGIVRKLEIPSTVASGIFVLRNIVEDWLDTEYLFQFLKSSNFKNFINRVKAEGSTINHLYQRDLVRLEIDIPDIIEQKRISKVLKNIDDKIEVNNKINAELEAMAKTIYDYWFVQFDFPDANGKPYKSSGGNMVHNEELKREIPEDWEKGVLDDIAKIVRGVSYNKHDIKTPNDDGVTPVLRATNITGNIIDLENMVYVPDEFVSEKQLMNKYDVLITMSSGSKNHIGKNGLFYFKTKVAFGAFCAKLEAKEDFQFYLSSYMQSAFVSETIKKECLGTSINNLNGSLVKGFRLVKPNEQVLKSFNKKMKPIHDKIGNNHKENQKLAALRDWLLPMLMNGQVTVGEAKGELGMVGEDNTKYGDV, translated from the coding sequence ATGAAGGTTAATGTAGGACAAGACTTATACTTAAAAGGACGAATTGGCTGGAAAGGACTAGCTAAATCAGAATATCTAGAAAAAAGTGGTTACAGAATTATAAATGGATATTCTTTAAAAGACGGATATATTGATTGGAAAATTGCAGGCTATATAAGTCAAGAAAGATATGAAGAGTCGCCAGAAATTAAACTGGAAATAAATGATATTCTAATTTCAAAGGACGGCACAATTGGAAAAGTTGGAATTGTTCGAAAATTAGAAATACCTTCAACAGTAGCATCTGGAATATTTGTTTTAAGAAACATCGTCGAAGATTGGTTAGATACCGAATATTTATTTCAATTTTTGAAAAGTTCCAATTTTAAAAATTTTATTAATCGTGTTAAGGCAGAAGGTTCAACTATTAATCATCTTTATCAAAGAGATTTAGTGAGATTGGAAATTGATATTCCTGATATTATAGAACAAAAAAGAATTTCTAAAGTTTTAAAAAATATTGATGACAAAATAGAAGTCAACAACAAAATCAATGCAGAGTTAGAAGCCATGGCAAAAACCATTTATGACTATTGGTTTGTACAGTTTGATTTTCCTGATGCCAATGGCAAGCCTTATAAATCTTCTGGTGGTAACATGGTGCATAATGAAGAATTAAAACGTGAGATTCCGGAGGATTGGGAAAAGGGCGTTCTGGATGATATTGCAAAAATTGTAAGAGGTGTTTCTTATAATAAACATGATATAAAAACACCGAATGATGATGGCGTCACTCCAGTTCTAAGAGCTACGAATATTACCGGAAACATCATAGACTTGGAGAATATGGTCTATGTTCCAGATGAGTTTGTTAGTGAAAAACAATTAATGAATAAGTATGATGTTTTAATCACAATGTCTAGTGGAAGTAAGAACCATATTGGGAAAAATGGACTGTTCTACTTCAAAACAAAAGTTGCTTTTGGTGCATTTTGTGCAAAATTAGAGGCAAAAGAAGATTTCCAGTTTTACTTATCAAGTTACATGCAATCTGCCTTTGTTTCTGAAACTATTAAAAAAGAATGTTTAGGCACAAGCATCAACAATTTAAATGGTTCATTAGTTAAGGGATTTAGACTTGTAAAACCGAATGAACAAGTATTAAAAAGCTTCAACAAAAAAATGAAGCCTATCCACGATAAAATCGGAAATAACCACAAAGAAAACCAAAAACTCGCTGCCTTACGCGATTGGTTATTACCCATGCTTATGAATGGGCAGGTTACGGTTGGTGAGGCTAAGGGAGAATTGGGTATGGTCGGGGAGGATAATACTAAATATGGTGATGTATGA
- a CDS encoding helix-turn-helix domain-containing protein — translation MESNEIRIYNITPNSLEESVERAVTKALGILTQSDIKDYKEETKDVLMTVDETIEFLKCSKQALWNWRKNGILPSYRLGNRVYYKKSDIYEKLVKQC, via the coding sequence ATGGAATCTAATGAGATAAGAATATATAATATAACACCAAATTCGCTAGAAGAATCTGTAGAGCGCGCTGTTACCAAAGCTCTTGGCATTTTAACTCAATCTGATATTAAAGATTATAAGGAGGAGACTAAGGACGTTCTGATGACCGTTGATGAGACAATAGAATTTCTAAAATGTTCCAAACAAGCTTTATGGAACTGGCGCAAGAACGGTATACTTCCAAGCTACAGATTAGGTAATCGTGTCTATTATAAGAAAAGTGATATTTACGAGAAACTTGTAAAGCAGTGCTAG
- a CDS encoding class I SAM-dependent DNA methyltransferase, whose product MTTENTQRFTQQTKDLIDELKSVCASYGLGNDGNEFKIISQIFLYKFINDRFAYEIKKLKPELEGTDNWEAQLAELAEADYEVLQFEMNASTAFLKPHQLLGYLFQRQNEPDFAKLLDDTLMDIAADNNELFAVKTEDGQKVQLFDRITEYVRSKRDAFAVALINKLVIFNFENIMEEGFDFFSTIFEYLIKDYNSDAGGKYAEYYTPHAVSKIIANILVPEPVSNVTIYDPSAGSGTLLMNLAHAIGPDKCTVYSQDISQKSSNLLRLNLVLNQLVHSIENVIQGNTMTDPYHRKDGDVRKFDYIVSNPPFKLDFSGDVDVLKKKENKVRFFAGIPNIPKKAKDKMAIYTLFLQHIMYSLNETGKAAIVVPTGFITAQSGIDKKIRQKLIDNKMLAGVVSMPSNIFATTGTNVSIVFLDKENKEDVVLVDASNLGTTVKEGKNQKTVLSVTEEDQIIKTFTNKEAIEDFSVVVKYDDIKAKNYSLSAGQYFEVKIEYIDITTEEFEDKLKDHEHNLDRLFSESTQLVSEIKSQLKVLKYEG is encoded by the coding sequence ATGACAACAGAAAACACACAACGCTTTACACAGCAAACCAAAGACCTCATTGACGAACTCAAATCCGTTTGTGCCAGTTATGGCTTAGGCAATGATGGTAACGAATTTAAAATCATTAGCCAGATTTTTCTATACAAGTTTATAAACGACCGTTTCGCTTATGAGATAAAGAAATTAAAACCAGAATTGGAAGGTACGGACAATTGGGAAGCACAACTGGCAGAACTAGCCGAAGCAGATTATGAGGTTTTACAGTTTGAAATGAATGCTTCTACGGCCTTTTTGAAACCACACCAGTTGTTGGGTTATTTGTTTCAACGCCAAAATGAACCTGATTTTGCCAAGTTGTTAGACGATACCTTAATGGATATTGCCGCTGATAATAACGAACTTTTTGCCGTAAAGACCGAAGATGGACAAAAGGTGCAACTCTTTGACCGCATTACCGAATATGTGCGTAGTAAGCGCGATGCCTTTGCTGTAGCTTTGATTAATAAACTGGTGATTTTCAATTTTGAAAACATCATGGAAGAAGGCTTTGACTTTTTCTCAACCATTTTTGAATATTTAATTAAAGATTACAACTCTGATGCAGGTGGCAAATATGCCGAATACTACACACCACACGCCGTTTCTAAAATCATTGCTAATATATTGGTACCAGAACCAGTGAGCAACGTCACTATTTACGACCCAAGTGCAGGTTCAGGGACACTTTTAATGAATTTAGCACATGCTATTGGGCCAGATAAGTGTACGGTCTATTCACAAGACATATCTCAAAAATCGTCTAACCTATTGCGATTGAATTTAGTGCTGAACCAATTGGTACATAGTATTGAGAATGTGATACAAGGCAATACCATGACCGACCCTTACCATCGCAAAGATGGTGATGTCCGCAAGTTTGACTATATCGTAAGTAATCCACCGTTTAAGTTAGATTTTAGCGGTGATGTGGATGTGCTTAAGAAGAAAGAAAACAAAGTGCGTTTTTTTGCAGGCATACCCAATATACCTAAAAAGGCCAAAGATAAAATGGCAATTTACACACTGTTTTTACAGCACATTATGTATAGTCTTAATGAGACAGGAAAAGCTGCAATTGTTGTGCCTACAGGATTTATTACGGCGCAATCTGGTATCGATAAAAAAATACGACAAAAACTGATTGATAATAAAATGTTGGCAGGTGTGGTAAGCATGCCATCTAATATTTTTGCTACGACAGGTACTAATGTATCCATTGTGTTTTTGGATAAAGAAAACAAAGAAGATGTAGTCTTAGTAGATGCTTCTAATTTAGGAACCACGGTAAAAGAAGGTAAAAACCAAAAGACAGTATTGAGTGTTACTGAAGAAGACCAAATCATTAAAACATTTACAAATAAAGAAGCTATTGAAGATTTCTCAGTAGTGGTAAAATATGATGATATTAAAGCCAAAAACTATAGTTTAAGTGCAGGCCAGTATTTTGAAGTAAAAATTGAATATATAGATATTACTACAGAAGAATTTGAAGACAAGTTGAAAGACCACGAACACAATTTAGATAGGTTATTTTCAGAGAGTACTCAGTTAGTAAGTGAAATTAAGAGCCAATTAAAAGTTTTAAAATATGAAGGTTAA